Proteins encoded by one window of Ramlibacter tataouinensis:
- a CDS encoding exodeoxyribonuclease VII small subunit produces MPQDASNPPASYEAALQELEQLVQVIESGQLPLEQLLSGYQRGAELLAFCRGKLDAVENQIRVLDEGTLKPWTPQ; encoded by the coding sequence ATGCCCCAGGACGCGTCCAATCCGCCCGCGAGCTACGAGGCGGCCCTGCAGGAGCTCGAGCAGCTCGTGCAGGTGATCGAGTCCGGCCAGTTGCCGCTGGAGCAGCTGCTCTCGGGCTACCAGCGCGGCGCCGAGCTGCTCGCGTTCTGCCGCGGCAAGCTCGACGCCGTGGAGAACCAGATCCGGGTGCTGGACGAAGGCACGCTCAAGCCGTGGACGCCGCAGTGA
- a CDS encoding polyprenyl synthetase family protein, producing MTATGALAPFKLSDWSARRLAEVEAALDRWVSADAPAGLGEAMRYAVLGGGKRLRPLLVLAAAEAVGGQAQAALRAACAVELIHAYSLVHDDMPCMDDDVLRRGRPTVHVQFGQAQALLAGDALQALAFELLTPQGEGVAAAVQADLCRLLSRAAGAQGMAGGQAIDLASVGRALNEEQLRRMHRLKTGALLQASVMMGAACGQPQAPVAEALLRYGDAIGLAFQVVDDILDVTADSQTLGKTAGKDAQQDKPTYVSLLGLERARAHAVELLGQALHALDASGLADTRALAALARMVVEREN from the coding sequence GTGACCGCGACCGGCGCGCTCGCCCCGTTCAAACTGTCCGACTGGAGTGCCCGTCGCTTGGCCGAGGTGGAGGCGGCGCTGGACCGCTGGGTCTCGGCCGACGCCCCGGCGGGCCTTGGCGAGGCCATGCGCTACGCCGTGCTCGGCGGCGGCAAGCGGCTGCGTCCGCTGCTGGTGCTGGCCGCGGCCGAAGCAGTGGGCGGTCAGGCGCAGGCCGCCTTGCGCGCCGCCTGCGCGGTGGAGCTGATCCACGCCTATTCGCTGGTGCACGACGACATGCCCTGCATGGACGACGACGTGCTGCGCCGCGGCCGGCCGACGGTGCACGTGCAGTTCGGCCAGGCCCAGGCGCTGCTGGCCGGCGACGCGCTGCAGGCACTGGCCTTCGAGTTGCTGACGCCGCAGGGGGAGGGCGTGGCCGCCGCTGTGCAGGCGGACCTGTGCCGGCTGCTCTCGCGGGCCGCCGGCGCGCAGGGCATGGCCGGCGGCCAGGCGATCGACCTCGCCAGCGTCGGCCGCGCACTCAACGAGGAGCAGCTGCGCCGGATGCATCGCCTGAAGACCGGTGCGCTGCTGCAGGCCAGCGTGATGATGGGCGCCGCCTGCGGCCAGCCGCAGGCGCCGGTGGCCGAAGCGCTGCTGCGCTACGGCGACGCCATCGGGCTGGCCTTCCAGGTGGTGGACGACATCCTGGATGTCACGGCCGATTCCCAGACCCTGGGCAAGACGGCCGGCAAGGACGCGCAGCAGGACAAGCCCACCTACGTCTCGCTGCTGGGGCTGGAGCGCGCGCGCGCCCACGCCGTCGAACTGCTGGG